The Geobacillus genomosp. 3 genome segment GCGCGCCTTAGAAACGGTGCTGACGCAGCTGCCGTCCGGTTTGGCCGCCCCGGTCGTCATCGTCCAGCATATGCCGAAAGGGTTTACGAAATCGCTTGCCGATCGGCTCGATGCCCTATCCGCTATAACCGTTAAAGAGGCGGAAGACGGGGAGGTGCTGCGAAATGGCACCGCTTATATCGCCCCAGGCGGTGTTCATCTTGCCGTCAGTGAAGAAAACGGCGTGCTCAAGGCCCGTTTCGATGCATCGCCGCCGCGCGCCGGCCATCGCCCAGCCGTTGACGTGCTGTTCGAATCGCTTGCCGCCATTCGCCGCTGTCGGAAAGTGGCGGTGATCATGACCGGAATGGGATCAGACGGGACGGCAGGGCTGAAAAAGCTGAAAGAAAGCGGGGACACGAAGGCGATCGCCGAGGCGCGCGAAACGGCCGTTGTCTTCGGCATGCCAAAGGCGGCGATCGAGGCGGGCGTGATTGATGCCATCGCACCGCTTGATGCCATCGCTGTCGCCATCGTCCAATCTATCGGGGAGTGAGGGGGAAAAACGGCATGGATATGAGCCAGTATTTAGACTTATTTATTGACGAAAGCAAAGAGCATTTGCAGGCTATTAACGAACGGCTGCTTGAACTCGAGCAAACTCCCGACGATATGACGCTTGTTAATGAAATTTTCCGCTCGGCCCACACATTAAAAGGGATGTCGGCCACAATGGGATTTGAAGATTTGGCCAACTTGACGCATCAACTTGAGAATGTGCTTGATGGCATTCGCAACCGTCAGCTGGCCGTCAGCCCAGAGCTGCTTGATGTTGTGTTCCACGCGGTTGACCATTTGGAAGCGATGATTATGTCAGTCGCCTCGGGCGGCGATGGAAAGCGCGATGTGAGCGAGACGGTCGAGCAGCTTAAGCGGATTGAGCAAGGAGAGACGCCGCGCAAACAGGAAACGGACGAAAAACCGCCCCTTGAGCATGCCTACGGGGAGTTTGAATACCATGTGCTGCAACAGGCAAAAGAACAAGGATTTTCTGTCTATGAAATTCGCGTCCGCCTTCGTGAAGATTGCTTGTTGAAAGCCGCACGCGTGTACATGGTATTTGAGTTGCTCAATGAAGCAGGGGAAATTGTGAAATCGACACCGCCGGCTGATATGCTCGAAGAAGAACAGTTTGACCAAGAGTTTCTTGTTACCGTCGTATCGAAAATGACGGCTGATGAACTGCAGGGGCGGCTGATGGGCATTTCTGAAGTCGACGAGGTCGTGGTGACGACAGTCAACGAGCCGTCTGCCAAAAGCGGCGAACAGGCCGGGCTTGAACCGCCTGTGTCGTCCTCCTTTGCACAAACCGCAGCGGCACAGGCTGAAGCGGAGACGGCGGAAAAACAAGCGGTGAAACAGGCAGGAAAGACGATCCGCGTCAATATCGAACGGCTTGATATGTTAATGAACTTGTTTGAAGAACTTGTTGTCGATCGCGGGCGGCTCGAACAAATTTCCCGCGATTTGAGCCATGCCGAATTGACCGAAACGGTTGAGCGGATGTCCCGTATTTCAAGCGACTTACAAACGATTATTTTAAACATGCGCATGGTGCCGGTCGAAACGGTGTTCAACCGCTTTCCACGCATGGTGCGCCAACTTGCCCGCGAACTCGGCAAAAAAGTGCGCCTTGAGATTATTGGGGCGGAAACGGAGCTTGACCGGACGGTTATTGATGAAATCGGCGACCCGCTCGTTCATTTGATCCGCAACGCGCTCGATCATGGCATTGAAGCGCCAGACGTCCGGACGGCGTGCGGAAAGCCGGAGGAAGGGACCGTCAAATTGCGCGCCTACCATAGCGGCAACCACGTTTTTATTGAAATTGAGGACGATGGCGCCGGCATTTCCCGGGAGAAAGTGCTGCAAAAGGCGATCAGCCGCGGCATCGTTTCGCCGCAGGCGGCGGCCCATCTGAGCGACCAGCAAGTATATGGGCTTATTTTCGCTCCGGGTTTTTCCACCGCCGACCACATTTCCGATATTTCCGGGCGCGGCGTCGGCTTGGATGTGGTCAAAAGCACGATTGAATCGCTCGGCGGCGCCGTGTCTGTCGACTCGCAGCCGGGAACAGGGTCACTCTTTTCCATCCAGCTTCCATTGACATTGTCGATCATTTCTGTGCTGCTCGTTCAAATTGCTGCCGAGACGTATGCGATCCCGCTGTCCTCGATTATGGAGACAGCGTTGGTAAGGAAAGAAGAGATTTTCTCCGCACATAACCAGCCGGTCATCGATTTCCGCGGCAAAGTTGTGCCGCTCGTCCGGTTGAAAGACGTGTTTTCCGTGCCGGACGCAGCGAGCGAGGAAGAGACGGTGGCCGCCGTCATCGTCCGGAAAGGGGAAAAACTGGCAGCGTTAGCGGTCGATTCGTTTATCGGGCAGCAGGAAGTTGTGCTCAAATCGCTCGGAAACTATTTATCTTCTGTTTTTGCCATTTCTGGGGCGACGATTTTAGGCGACGGTCGGGTCGCGTTGATTATCGATTGCAATGCGCTCGTGAAATAAGGGCGGACAGCATGCCGATGAGAAAGCAAGTTTACCGTCAATCCAAAAGCTTCGTTGGCGGTGCCTCCTTGACGGGAAATCGGCGCACCGCCATTGGCTGGCGGGAAAACAGGCACAAAGGCCGTGCGCTTAATGAAATGATAGTTTGTTCTGTTTCCATCCCAACTAAAAAGGGGGAATGACCGGTGAATGACAGCGTTCAGACAGACTGGAAAGTGATTGCCTTTCGCTTGAAAGAAGAAGAGTACGCCTTGCCGGTGCAGCACGTCCGCTCGATTGAAAAAATGCAGCCGATTACGCGCGTGCCGGGAACAGCCCGTTATGTCAAAGGGGTGATCAATTTACGCGGTGTCGTCACGCCGATTATCGATTTGCGCGAGCGGTTTGGGTTTGCGCCTGAACCATATGGAGAACAGACGCGGATGATTATTGTCACCCTCGGGGATGTCGAAGTCGGACTGATCGTCGATGCAGCGAACGACGTTCTCGATATTCCGGGAGCGAGCATCGAGCCGCCGCCCGAGGCAATCGGAAGCATTGAAGCGGGCTATATTTATGGAGTGGCGAAAGTTGAGAAGCGGCTCCTCATTTTGCTCGATTTAGCGAAAGTGCTTGATCAATAAAGCGCAGAGGGGGCGTTGGCGATTGGATGACATTTGCAATTTGACGGGGGCGCATATTGACATTTTACGCGAAATCGGAAACATCGGGGCCGGCAACGCGGCGACCGCCTTGTCGACGCTGTTAAACAAAAAAATCGAAATGGCCGTCCCGCGCGTCCAAATCGCGACATTTGCCGAGATGATGGAACTGATCGGCGGACCGGAACAAGTTATGGCGTGTGTTTATTTGCGCATCGAGGGCGAAGCGCCGGGAAATATGTTTTTCGTGTTGCCGCCGGAGCAGGCTGAGCGGTTTGTGCACCGGATGACCGGGGATGACTCGTTTTCGTTCCAAGGGGAGGCTCATGAGCTCGGACAGTCGGCGCTTCAGGAGCTTGGCAATATTTTAGCTGGATCGTATTTGTCAGCATTAGCTGATTTTATACAAATAAACGTGCAACCGTCCGTGCCGGTGTTGGCGCTCGATATGATCGGGGCCGTGCTGTCGTTTGGCCTGCTTGAGCTGTCGCGCGCCGGCGATTACGCCATTTTGATTGATACGGCCATTTACGATGAGCGGCAGCCGAATGAAAGCATAAACGGCCATTTCTTTCTCCTCCCTGATCCGGAGTCGTTTTCCACCATCTTTCGGGCATTAGGTGCGGATGGCGGATGAACACGATTCAAACGGTTAAAATCGGCATCGCCGAAATGGAAGTCGTTGCAGCGCCGACGGTCATTCGCACGTGCGGACTCGGTTCGTGCGTAGGTGTCGTCATCTATGACAGCGGAAAAGCGGTCGCCGGCATGGCGCATGTCATGCTCCCGCATTCCTCGATGGCGCGCGGAGGGGTCATCAATGCGGCCAAATATGCCGACACAGCGGTTGAAGCACTTTGTAAGCTCGTCATCGCCGCCGGCGGGCGCAAAAGTATGCTCAAAGCGAAGCTAGCCGGGGGAGCGCAAATGTTTTCGTTTTCTTCAGCCGGAGGGGATATGATGCGCATTGGCGCCCGCAACGTCGAAGAAGTGAAAAGGCAGCTCGAGCGGTTGCATGTTCCGGTTGTTGCCGAAGATGTCGGGGGCCATAGCGGTCGGACGATCGAGTTTAATCCGCAAACGGGCGTGCTGTCAGTCCGGACCGCCTGTCAAGAAGTGAAGGAAATATAAAACGGATGAGTTGCGCCGTTTTAGCAAGGCAAGGGGGAGAACGATGGGGAGCGCGCTAAAAGGCGAAGAACGAAAATATTGGGATGACTGGGTCAACGGCCGCGACCGCCATGCGGCCGAAGAGCTCGTGCAGCGCTATATGCCGCTCGTTTCCTACCATGTGCAGCGGTTTTCCGCGACGCTGCCAAGTTCCGTGCCAAGGGAAGAGTTGGTCAGTTTCGGGCTCGTCGGCTTATACGATGCGCTTAAAAAGTTTGACCCATCGCGCGATTTGAAGTTTGACACGTATGCTTCGTTCCGCATCCGCGGCGCCATCCTCGACGGCTTGCGCCAAGAAGATTGGCTGCCGCGCAGCGTGCGCGACAAAGCCAAAAAAATTGAAGACGCAACTGAGCGGCTCGAACAGCGGTATATGCGGTCGGTGACGGCGAAAGAAGTCGCCGATGAGCTCGGAATGTCGGAAGAGGAAGTGCAGGCGGCGGTCAATGAAACGTTTTTTTCCAATTGGCTTCCGCTCGGGCAGGCTGCCGGTGAGGAGGACGACGAGCCGCTTGCGATCCGCGACGACCGCGCCGCACTCCCGGAAGAACAAGTCGTCAAGCAAGACATGATCGAAAAGCTGGCTGAAGGAATCGGACAGCTGAATGAAAAAGAGCAGCTTGTCATTAGTTTGTTTTACAAAGAGGAACTCACGTTTACGGAAATAGGGAACATCTTGCGGCTGTCCACGTCGAGAATCTCACAAATTCATGCCAAAGCGCTATGGAAACTGCGCCGTTTTTTTGCTAGGGAGCGTTAAAGGAAAAGAAAGGTGGAGATTCAGCTGTCAGCGCTGCCGAGCATCATGCCCAAAGTGCCTAAAGCCGTGAATCTATGCTTTGGCGCAGCACCTGCGCATTGGACAGGAGAAGCGGGCGGCCGCAAGCGAAAAATGGATGGGGTGGATGCGCCGCCAAGTGACGGAAAAACGGGCGGGAACGCCCCCGTTTTGAAAACCATCTTTTCTGATAAAGGAAAAACAATCGACATCAAAGGATCGTGAACACGATGGGGGCATTTTGGCTAACAGTCAGTTTGTTGCTTCATGCGTTTTCATTTTGGTTGATCATTTTGCTTTTTATGCGCCTGTCGCGGCTTAGCGAGGCGGAACAGCGGGCGGCAAAGCGGGCTGAGGAGCTTGAAGAGGCAATGACGGCCCATCTTGTCGCCTGGAAAGAAGAAAACGAGCGCTTTTTGGGCGAGTTTGACGCGCTGCTTCGGGCGAAAACAGCTGCCGAACCCTTCAAACGGCCGCCGGCGTCGAAACGAGCAGCACTTGCACTGCGCGCGGAGAGCGGCGGCAATGGAGCGACATCGCCCACGTCGTCTGCGGAAAGCGATGAGAGCGGGGCGGAGGGGAAAATGGAGGGAAACGTCAAACCAGAACAGGACGGCCACGATGCGGCTCCGGATTACTTTCCGGACATTGAGTCGATTGAAGATGTGCTTGATCTTTCGTCGTCCGTTAGCACGGCTGACGTCGCCCGGCACTTGTATGATGAAGGGGCGACGGTGGAGGAGATTGCCAAAAAGCTGCAAAGAGGAAAAACAGAGGTGGAACTGCTGCTGAAATTTGACCGAAAAGCAGGAAAAACAGGCGAATAACAGCTTGATTTACTGCCGGCGATTATGATATATTTTTACATGGTGTGAATACACACGCCTGATGATTTCAGCAACGGTGCTGGCTTGGCCAGTCTTGCTGAAAGATGAGACAGGCGGAGGTACAAAAACCACAAGGAAATAGGAGGAGCATACATGTCAGTGATTTCGATGAAACAACTGCTTGAAGCTGGCGTCCATTTCGGACATCAGACGCGCCGTTGGAATCCGAAAATGAAAAAATATATTTTCACGGAACGCAACGGCATTTATATCATCGACTTGCAAAAAACGGTGAAAAAAGTCGAGGAAGCATACAACTTTGTGCGCGACTTGGCGGCGAACGGCGGCAAAATTTTGTTCGTCGGTACGAAAAAGCAAGCGCAAGAATCAGTCAAAGAAGAAGCGGAACGCTGCGGCATGTTTTATGTGAACCAACGCTGGCTTGGCGGCACGCTGACGAACTTTGCGACGATCCAAAAACGGATCAAACGGTTGCGTGAAATTGAAAAAATGGAAGAAGACGGCGTATTTGACGTACTTCCGAAAAAAGAAGTCATCGGCTTGAAAAAAGAAAAAGAACGACTCGAGAAATTTTTAGGCGGCATTAAAGACATGAAAGAACTGCCGGATGCGTTGTTCGTCATCGACCCGCGCAAAGAGCGGATCGCGGTGGCGGAAGCGCGCAAATTGAACATCCCGATCATCGGCATCGTGGACACGAACTGCGATCCGGATGAAATTGACTATGTCATCCCGGCAAACGATGACGCCATCCGCGCCGTCAAACTGTTAACATCGAAAATCGCCGATGCGGTGCTTGAGGCAAAACAAGGCGAAGAGGCGGCCGTCGCAGCGGAGTAAAGCAGCTTAAGAAAGGTGATAAGAGGGGTGGAGCCTTTTATCACCTTTTTTTGAGACAGAAATCAGCAACTTTTGGCTATACTAACGAATAAGGGTAAAACAGGCATCCGTTGCCGGCATCGATACATATACGCGACAAAGAGAAGGAGGATGTTTTCATGGCGATTACAGCACAAATGGTAAAAGAGTTGCGCGAAAAAACGGGCGCGGGCATGATGGACTGCAAAAAAGCGCTCACCGAAACAAACGGTGACATGGAAAAAGCAATCGACTGGCTGCGTGAAAAAGGAATCGCGAAAGCCGCGAAAAAAGCGGACCGCATCGCGGCGGAAGGGATGACTTACATCGCTGTAGAAGGCAATGCGGCCGTCATTTTGGAAGTGAATTCGGAAACGGACTTCGTGGCCAAAAACGAAGCGTTTCAGGCGCTCGTCAAAGAACTGGCCGCTCACTTGTTGAAACAAAAACCGGCTTCGCTTGATGAAGCGCTCGGACAAACGATGGACAACGGTTCCGCTGTCCAAGATTACATTAACGAAGCCATCGCCAAAATCGGTGAAAAAATTACGCTCCGCCGCTTTGCGGTCGTCGACAAAGCGGACAGCGAAACGTTTGGGGCGTACTTGCACATGGGCGGGCGCATCGGCGTATTAACATTATTAGCCGGCAACGCCAGCGAAGAGGTGGCAAAAGATGTGGCCATGCATGTCGCCGCGCTTCATCCGAAATACGTTTCGCGCGATGAAGTGCCGCAGGAAGAGCTCGACCGTGAGCGCGAAGTATTGAAACAGCAAGCGTTAAACGAAGGCAAGCCGGAAAACATTGTCGAGAAAATGGTTGAAGGCCGTTTGAAAAAGTTTTACGAAGATGTTTGCCTGCTTGAGCAAGCATTCGTGAAAAATCCGGATGTGACGGTGCGCCAATACGTCGAATCGAACGGGGCCACTGTCAAGCAGTTCATTCGTTACGAAGTCGGTGAAGGGCTTGAAAAACGTCAAGATAATTTCGCTGAAGAAGTGATGAGCCAAGTAAGAAAGCAGTGACGAACCGCAACAGGGAACACGCGCGTGTTCCCTGTTTTTCAAAGCGATTCGCATCATGGAGGTTTGACATGGAACAGCCAAAATACAAACGCGTTGTTTTAAAGTTAAGCGGAGAAGCGCTCGCCGGAAAGCAAGGGTTTGGCATCCAGCCGGCGGTGATCCAATCGATCGCCAAACAAGTGAAAGAAGTGGCGGAACTTAGTGTCGAAATTGCCATCGTGGTCGGCGGCGGCAACATTTGGCGCGGAAAAACAGGAAGTGAAATGGGGATGGACCGGGCGACGGCCGACTACATGGGCATGCTGGCGACGGTGATGAACGCGCTCGCCTTACAGGACAGCCTCGAACAGCTCGGCGTTGAAACGCGGGTGCAGACGTCGATTGAAATGCGGCAAGTGGCTGAGCCGTACATTCGCCGGCGGGCGATTCGCCATCTCGAGAAAAAGCGGGTCGTCATTTTCGCTGCCGGAACGGGAAACCCATATTTTTCAACTGACACGACTGCCGCGCTAAGGGCGGCGGAAATCGAAGCGGACGTCATTTTAATGGCGAAAAACAACGTCGATGGCGTCTATAGCGCCGATCCGAACGTCGATGCCAATGCGGTTAAATACGATGAACTATCGTACTTGGACGTCATCAAGCAAGGGCTCGGCGTTATGGATTCGACCGCTTCTTCGCTTTGCATGGACAACGATATTCCGCTCATCGTCTTTTCGATTATGGAAGAGGGCAACATTAAGCGCGCCGTATTAGGCGAAAATATCGGAACGATCGTAAGGGGGAAATAACGATGGCAAAGCAAGTGATCCAACAGGCGAAAGAAAAAATGGACAAAGCTGTGCAAGCGTTCAGCCGCGAACTGGCGACTGTGCGCGCCGGACGGGCGAACGCCGGGCTGCTCGAGAAAGTAACCGTTGACTATTACGGCGTTCAAACACCGATCAACCAGCTCGCCACGATCAGTGTGCCGGAAGCGCGCATGCTTGTCATTCAGCCGTACGACAAATCGGTCATCAAAGAAATGGAAAAGGCGATTTTAACGTCAGACTTAGGATTGACGCCGTCCAATGACGGATCGGTCATTCGCCTTGTTATTCCGCCGCTCACCGAAGAACGGCGCCGCGAATTGGTGAAGCTCGTCAAAAAATATTCGGAAGAGGCGAAAGTAGCGGTGCGCAACATTCGTCGCGATGCGAACGACGAGCTGAAAAAACTCGAGAAAAACGGCGAGATTACCGAAGATGAGTTGCGCAGCTATACCGACGAAGTGCAAAAGCTGACCGACGGCCATATCGCCAAAATCGACGCCATCACGAAAGAGAAAGAAAAAGAAGTCATGGAAGTATAGGAAAAACGATGCAAACCCTCTATGTTGATGGAGGGTTTTTTTGCTATAATGGAAAGGCAAAACACGTTCGCGGAGGACACGTATGTTCAATAAAATGCGGAAAAACAAAGAGGAGGATGCTCCTCTGACAAAAGAGGATGTGCTTAGGCATCCGATTCCGAACCACGTCGCCATCATCATGGACGGGAATGGAAGATGGGCGAAAAAGCGGGCGTTGCCAAGGATGGCCGGCCATTATGAAGGGATGCAAGTCGTGCGCAAAATCACCCGTTTCGCCAACGAGCTCGGGGTGCGCGTTTTGTCGCTTTACGCGTTTTCAACAGAAAATTGGAAACGCCCGAAAACCGAAGTCGACTATCTAATGAAACTGCCGGAGCAGTTTTTGACAACATTTCTTCCCGAACTTGTCGCCGAGAATGTGAAAGTGCAAGTGACCGGCCATACGGATGGGCTTCCGGACCATACGCGTCGGGCGGTCGAGCAGGCGATTCGCGAAACGGGCGGCAACACCGGTCTTATTTTAAACTTTGCGCTCAATTACGGAAGCCGGGCGGAAATTGTCGCTGCCGTCCAACAAATCGTCAAAGACGTCCAACGCGGGACGCTCTTGCCGGAGGACATTACTGAATCGCTCCTTTCCTCCTATTTGATGACGGGCGGGCTTGGGGATCCGGATTTGCTCATTCGCACGAGCGGAGAGATCCGTCTGAGCAATTTCATGCTTTGGCAGCTGGCGTATACAGAACTTTGGTTTACCGATGTATTATGGCCGGATTTTACTGAACAACATTTCTTGCAGGCGATTGCCGCTTATCAGCGGCGGGACCGCCGATTTGGAGGAGTGTCAGCACGATGAAGCAGCGAATCATTACCGGAGTCATAGCGGCGGCGCTCTTTTTGCCGATTGTTATTTTTGGCGGATTTCCGTTTATAATAGTAACATATATATTGGCCACGGTCGGATTGTTTGAACTGTTGCGGATGAAAGGAATGCGCCCGCTGTCGTTCGTCGGGGCCGCCGGGTTCGCGGCCCTTTGGCTCTTGCTTGTTCCCGCTGTTTACGGCCAAGAATGGCTGGCGTCCGGGACGACGAAGTTTGGCGTGTTGGCCGCACTCGCCTTTTTGCTGCTTGTCGGCACCGTCGTGACGAAAAATGCGCTGACGTTCGATGAGGCGGCGTTTGTCGTGCTGGCGGTCCTTTATGTCGGCGTTGGCTTTTTCTGCTTCAGTGCGATCCGCTTGGCCGGCTTGACATACTTAGTCTACGCGCTGTTCGTCATTTGGGCGACCGACATTGGGGCGTATTTTTTCGGCCGCGCGTTCGGCCGGCGCAAGCTATGGCCGGAAATCAGCCCGAAGAAAACGGTCGAGGGCGCCGTCGGCGGCATCGCTTCCGCTGTTGTCGTCGCCGCCGTTTACGAGTGGGCGGCCGGTCCGTTCGGCAATCTCGGCGCAGCGGTCGGGATTGCGCTTTTGCTTTCGCTGTTCGGCCAGCTCGGCGATTTGGTCGAGTCGGCTTTCAAGCGCCATTATGGCGTGAAAGATTCGGGAGCGATTTTGCCGGGACATGGCGGTATTTTGGATCGGTTTGACAGCCTGTTGTTTGTGTTGCCGCTGCTATACATATTTATTGAGGCGGTACGATAAGTGGGTGAGGAGTGAAAGTGTTGAAATATATTAGTATATTAGGGGCGAGCGGATCAATCGGCACGCAAACGCTCGATGTCATCCGCGCCCATCCGGACAAGTTCCGCCTAGCTGCGGCATCGGTCGGGCGAAATGTCGAAGCGGCCAAACGCCTTATCGATGAATTTTCTCCGCGCCTCGTCGCCGCCGCTGATCGCGATGCCTACGAGGCGCTTCGCCGCGAGTACAACGGGCGGACTGCGATCGTGTACGGGGAGGAAGGGCTGATCGAGGCGGCCGTTTGCCCGGAAGCCGACGTTGTCGTCACTGCTGTTGTCGGCAGCATCGGCCTTGTGCCGACGCTGAAAGCGATTGAGGCCGGAAAAACGATCGCCCTCGCGAATAAAGAGACGCTTGTTGTTGCCGGACATCTCGTCACGGCAGCAGCAAAAAAGCGCGGTGTGCCGCTGCTTCCGGTTGATAGCGAACACTCCGCTATTTTTCAATGTTTACAAGGAGAAAAACCCGAACACGTGCAGAAGCTCATTCTTACCGCGTCAGGCGGGAGCTTTCGCGATCGGACGCGCGAAGAGCTTGCTCATGTGACGGTCGAGGAGGCGCTTCGCCATCCAAACTGGTCAATGGGAGCGAAAATTACAATTGATTCAGCGACGATGATGAACAAAGGATTTGAAGTGATTGAAGCGCATTGGCTGTTTAGGCTGCCGTATGAGCGGATCGATGTCGTCCTCCACCGCGAGAGCGTCATCCATTCGCTCGTCGAGTTTTGCGACACGAGCGTCTTAGCTCAGCTCGGTACGCCGGATATGCGCGTTCCGATCCAATATGCGTTGGCGTATCCGGAGCGGCTGCCGCTTTCTGTGGCGAAACCGCTGAATTTGGCGACGCTTGGGGCGCTTCATTTCGCTCCGGTCGATTTTGAGCGCTACCGCTGCCTGCGGCTTGCCTATGAAGCTGGAAAACGCGGCGGCTCGCTGCCGGTGGTCTTAAATGCGGCCAATGAGGAGGCGGTGGCGGCGTTTTTAGCCGGCCGCATCCCGTTTTTGGCCATCGAGGAGTGGATCGAGCGCGCTCTTGAGCGGCATCAGCCGGTGAGCGATCCGCAGCTTGAGGAGATTCGCGAAATCGACGCGGAGGCGCGCGCCTATGTTCGCTCACTACTATCGTAAAGGTGGTTGAAACGTTGGAATCGATCATTTCGTTTATTGTCGTCTTTGGCGCCCTCGTTTTTTTTCACGAGCTCGGCCATTTGCTGTTGGCGAAGCGGGCCGGCATTCTTTGCCGTGAGTTTGCCATCGGATTTGGACCGAAGGTGTTTTCGTTCAAGAAAAACGAAACGGTGTATACGATTCGGCTTCTTCCGCTTGGCGGCTTCGTGCGCATGGCCGGCGAAGATCCGGAAATGATTGAACTGAAACGAGGCCAAGTCGTCGGCCTGTTGCTTGATGATGAAGGACGGGTCGAAAAAATCGTCATCAATCATAAAGATGATTACCCGACCGCCCGGGTTATTGAAGTGGAAGACGCCGATTTGGAACACGGCATGTATGTGACGGGCTATACTGACGAAGAGCGGCTTGAACGTTTTTCCGTTAAAGAGCCGGCGTTTTTCATCGCCGACCGCCAAGAAATTCAGATTGCGCCGTACCACCGCCAGTTTGCTTCGAAAACGCTTGGGCAACGGACGATGGCGATTTTGGCCGGGCCGCTCGCCAATTTTATCTTGGCCCTTGTCGTCTTTATTTTGATCGGTCTCCTGCAAGGCTACCCGGTTGACAAGCCGGTCATCGGCGAGCTGACGCCCGATGGGGCGGCGCGAGCGGCCGGTTTGAAGCAAGGGGACGAAGTGATCGCAATCAACGATGAACGGATGGAAACATGGACGGAAATTGTTGATATGATCCGCGCCCATCCGGATGAGCCGCTCCAGTTTCAAATTGAGCGGAATGGCGAAGAAATGAATGTCACGGTCACTCCCGAAAGGAAAA includes the following:
- a CDS encoding chemotaxis protein CheD, which gives rise to MNTIQTVKIGIAEMEVVAAPTVIRTCGLGSCVGVVIYDSGKAVAGMAHVMLPHSSMARGGVINAAKYADTAVEALCKLVIAAGGRKSMLKAKLAGGAQMFSFSSAGGDMMRIGARNVEEVKRQLERLHVPVVAEDVGGHSGRTIEFNPQTGVLSVRTACQEVKEI
- a CDS encoding chemotaxis protein CheW, coding for MNDSVQTDWKVIAFRLKEEEYALPVQHVRSIEKMQPITRVPGTARYVKGVINLRGVVTPIIDLRERFGFAPEPYGEQTRMIIVTLGDVEVGLIVDAANDVLDIPGASIEPPPEAIGSIEAGYIYGVAKVEKRLLILLDLAKVLDQ
- the rpsB gene encoding 30S ribosomal protein S2, which produces MSVISMKQLLEAGVHFGHQTRRWNPKMKKYIFTERNGIYIIDLQKTVKKVEEAYNFVRDLAANGGKILFVGTKKQAQESVKEEAERCGMFYVNQRWLGGTLTNFATIQKRIKRLREIEKMEEDGVFDVLPKKEVIGLKKEKERLEKFLGGIKDMKELPDALFVIDPRKERIAVAEARKLNIPIIGIVDTNCDPDEIDYVIPANDDAIRAVKLLTSKIADAVLEAKQGEEAAVAAE
- a CDS encoding chemotaxis protein CheA translates to MDMSQYLDLFIDESKEHLQAINERLLELEQTPDDMTLVNEIFRSAHTLKGMSATMGFEDLANLTHQLENVLDGIRNRQLAVSPELLDVVFHAVDHLEAMIMSVASGGDGKRDVSETVEQLKRIEQGETPRKQETDEKPPLEHAYGEFEYHVLQQAKEQGFSVYEIRVRLREDCLLKAARVYMVFELLNEAGEIVKSTPPADMLEEEQFDQEFLVTVVSKMTADELQGRLMGISEVDEVVVTTVNEPSAKSGEQAGLEPPVSSSFAQTAAAQAEAETAEKQAVKQAGKTIRVNIERLDMLMNLFEELVVDRGRLEQISRDLSHAELTETVERMSRISSDLQTIILNMRMVPVETVFNRFPRMVRQLARELGKKVRLEIIGAETELDRTVIDEIGDPLVHLIRNALDHGIEAPDVRTACGKPEEGTVKLRAYHSGNHVFIEIEDDGAGISREKVLQKAISRGIVSPQAAAHLSDQQVYGLIFAPGFSTADHISDISGRGVGLDVVKSTIESLGGAVSVDSQPGTGSLFSIQLPLTLSIISVLLVQIAAETYAIPLSSIMETALVRKEEIFSAHNQPVIDFRGKVVPLVRLKDVFSVPDAASEEETVAAVIVRKGEKLAALAVDSFIGQQEVVLKSLGNYLSSVFAISGATILGDGRVALIIDCNALVK
- the tsf gene encoding translation elongation factor Ts, producing MAITAQMVKELREKTGAGMMDCKKALTETNGDMEKAIDWLREKGIAKAAKKADRIAAEGMTYIAVEGNAAVILEVNSETDFVAKNEAFQALVKELAAHLLKQKPASLDEALGQTMDNGSAVQDYINEAIAKIGEKITLRRFAVVDKADSETFGAYLHMGGRIGVLTLLAGNASEEVAKDVAMHVAALHPKYVSRDEVPQEELDREREVLKQQALNEGKPENIVEKMVEGRLKKFYEDVCLLEQAFVKNPDVTVRQYVESNGATVKQFIRYEVGEGLEKRQDNFAEEVMSQVRKQ
- a CDS encoding chemotaxis protein CheC — its product is MDDICNLTGAHIDILREIGNIGAGNAATALSTLLNKKIEMAVPRVQIATFAEMMELIGGPEQVMACVYLRIEGEAPGNMFFVLPPEQAERFVHRMTGDDSFSFQGEAHELGQSALQELGNILAGSYLSALADFIQINVQPSVPVLALDMIGAVLSFGLLELSRAGDYAILIDTAIYDERQPNESINGHFFLLPDPESFSTIFRALGADGG
- a CDS encoding FliA/WhiG family RNA polymerase sigma factor yields the protein MGSALKGEERKYWDDWVNGRDRHAAEELVQRYMPLVSYHVQRFSATLPSSVPREELVSFGLVGLYDALKKFDPSRDLKFDTYASFRIRGAILDGLRQEDWLPRSVRDKAKKIEDATERLEQRYMRSVTAKEVADELGMSEEEVQAAVNETFFSNWLPLGQAAGEEDDEPLAIRDDRAALPEEQVVKQDMIEKLAEGIGQLNEKEQLVISLFYKEELTFTEIGNILRLSTSRISQIHAKALWKLRRFFARER
- the pyrH gene encoding UMP kinase, whose translation is MEQPKYKRVVLKLSGEALAGKQGFGIQPAVIQSIAKQVKEVAELSVEIAIVVGGGNIWRGKTGSEMGMDRATADYMGMLATVMNALALQDSLEQLGVETRVQTSIEMRQVAEPYIRRRAIRHLEKKRVVIFAAGTGNPYFSTDTTAALRAAEIEADVILMAKNNVDGVYSADPNVDANAVKYDELSYLDVIKQGLGVMDSTASSLCMDNDIPLIVFSIMEEGNIKRAVLGENIGTIVRGK
- a CDS encoding protein-glutamate methylesterase/protein-glutamine glutaminase, translating into MKTIKVLVVDDSAFMRKWISDLLSEHPRLEVIGTARNGQEALEKMAVLRPDVVTLDVEMPVMDGLETLRHIMHKQPLPVVMVSSTTKEGAENTIAAMQYGAVDFVTKPSGSISLDLYKVKDELIRKVLHASEANIGALAVRRPQAALWRPPVKPARAEKAIVAIGTSTGGPRALETVLTQLPSGLAAPVVIVQHMPKGFTKSLADRLDALSAITVKEAEDGEVLRNGTAYIAPGGVHLAVSEENGVLKARFDASPPRAGHRPAVDVLFESLAAIRRCRKVAVIMTGMGSDGTAGLKKLKESGDTKAIAEARETAVVFGMPKAAIEAGVIDAIAPLDAIAVAIVQSIGE